Part of the Jatrophihabitans sp. GAS493 genome, CCGTCGCTGGTGACCTCGGCCGCGGTGGTGCAGGCCCGCGCATCCGTGGTGAAGATCTACGGCATCGCCCGCTCGTGCGACCGGCAGATCGAAGGCAGCGGATTCGTCTACGCCCCGAACCGCATTCTGACCAACGCGCACGTCGTGGCCGGCACCTCGGAGGTGACGGTGCAGACCGCCTCCGGGTCGACCAGCGCGCGCGTCGTCGTCTACGACCCCGAACGGGATCTGGCGGTGCTGGCCGTCTCCGGCGTGAAGGCGCCGGCCCTGGAGTTCGCGGCGGATGAGGCGAAGACCGACGCCAACGCGATCGTGCTGGGTTACCCGGAGGACGGCCCGTTCGACGTGCGGTCGGCCCGGGTCCGCGAGCGGGAGAACCTGGTCGGGCGTGACATCTACGGGGCCGGCCGGGTGACCCGTGAGATCTACTCGATCCGCGCCCTGGTCCGCAGCGGAAACTCCGGTGGCCCCCTCATCTCGACCGACGGCAAGGTTCTCGGGGTGGTCTTCGCGACCGCGCTCGACTCGACTGACACCGGCTTCGCGCTCACTGACGCCGAGGCCGCGCCGGACTACAACGCGGGCAAGACCGCGACCCAGCCGGTCAGCACCGGAAGCTGTACCAGCTGACGAACCGGCCGGCTGACCGTGACCAGAGCCCTACCACGACCCAGCAGGTCAACCGAGTTTGGCCCAGCGGATCAGCTCGCCGCTGACCAGTTCCGGCGCCTCGTTCTGCGGGTAGTGCCCGACCCCGTCCAGCAGCCGCCACTCGTAGGCGCCGCTGACATAGCGTCCGGAGCCCTGGGCGGTCGAGGTGAGTACGCAGCCGTCGAAGTCACCGTGCAGGTGCAGCACCGGAGCGCTGATCGACTGCCGCAGCGACTGGGCGTAGCGGCGTCCGTCCCCGCGTGGGATGGAGCGGACCAGCCAACGGAACAACTCCAGCGAGCAGTGCGCCACCGGTGGGATCCGCATCGCCTCGGCATAGCGCTCGACGTCGGCCTCATACTCCGGCGTGCCCCGCCACCGTGGGCCCGTCCAGGTCTGAAAGAGGCTGCGCACGTAGTCGGAGTTGCGGGTTAGCGACGACTCGGGACGGCGCGGGACCTGAAAGTGGCGAAGTGCGTAGGCCGACGCGTTCTGCTGCCGGCGGCCGCGATCGGGCTTCGGAGCGACGCTCGACTCGTTGTCGGCGCGCCCGATCCGGGGGCGGATGGCCTCACGCAGGCGAAGGGGGTGGGCCGCCCCCAGGACCGCGATTCGGCGCACCACCTGCGGGTGCGTCGCGGCGATGGTCCAGGCAAGCAGCCCGCCGACGTCGCTGCCAACAATCACCGCGTCCTGCTCGCCGAGCGAGGTGACCAGCGCGGCGATGTCGGCCGCCAGAGTCGGCACGTCATACCCGCGGGGCGGTTTGTCGCTGGAGCCGTAGCCGCGCAGGTCGACC contains:
- a CDS encoding MarP family serine protease → MNLVDFLIVATAFAFALGGFRNGAVVGICSLAGFVLGIALGARIAEPVTSRFVSGSAQVPVAIVIVVLTALLIQGGVVYLGRLLRQRITWSYVQRADAVVGAVFGVVSVLVASWIIAVPLASAPYPSIVAAVRNSVIVRDVDGVMPDGARNIYSSLRTYLDRSGFPPVFGDLQATQIVDVPAPDPSLVTSAAVVQARASVVKIYGIARSCDRQIEGSGFVYAPNRILTNAHVVAGTSEVTVQTASGSTSARVVVYDPERDLAVLAVSGVKAPALEFAADEAKTDANAIVLGYPEDGPFDVRSARVRERENLVGRDIYGAGRVTREIYSIRALVRSGNSGGPLISTDGKVLGVVFATALDSTDTGFALTDAEAAPDYNAGKTATQPVSTGSCTS
- a CDS encoding alpha/beta fold hydrolase, with the translated sequence MASAPDDSIVLIEGPWTHRKVRANGIALHVAELGAGPMVLMLHGFPQFWWTWRQQMIDLADAGFRAVAVDLRGYGSSDKPPRGYDVPTLAADIAALVTSLGEQDAVIVGSDVGGLLAWTIAATHPQVVRRIAVLGAAHPLRLREAIRPRIGRADNESSVAPKPDRGRRQQNASAYALRHFQVPRRPESSLTRNSDYVRSLFQTWTGPRWRGTPEYEADVERYAEAMRIPPVAHCSLELFRWLVRSIPRGDGRRYAQSLRQSISAPVLHLHGDFDGCVLTSTAQGSGRYVSGAYEWRLLDGVGHYPQNEAPELVSGELIRWAKLG